The following proteins come from a genomic window of Ailuropoda melanoleuca isolate Jingjing chromosome 2, ASM200744v2, whole genome shotgun sequence:
- the SZT2 gene encoding KICSTOR complex protein SZT2 isoform X1 has translation MASERPEPEVEEAGQVFLLMKKDYRISRNVRLAWFLDHLHQTVQATPQEMLLQSEQELEVLSVLPPGWQPDEPVVPRPFLLVPSTRVTFLAWQYRFVIELDLSPSTGIVDDSTGEILFDEVFHALSRCLGGLLRPFRVPGSCIDFQPEIYITIQAYSSIIGLQAHQVLVQGCLLDPSQREAFLQQVYEQLCLFEDKVATMLQQQYDPQSQAEDQSLDSGEPPGRKVGVSMVTADLGLVSMIRQGILALQLLPSNSSAGIIVITDGVTSVPDVAVCETLLNQLRSGTVACSFVQVGGVYSYDCSFGHVPNVELMKFIAMATFGSYLSTCPEPEPGSPGLTVYHRAFLLYSFLRSGEALNPEYYCGSQHRLFNEHLVSASSNPALALRRKKHTEKEVPADLVSTVSVRLREGYSVREVTLAKGGSQLEVKLVLLWKHNMRIEYVAVAPWPLEPEGPRGTRVEVTMEGGYDILHDVSCALRQPIRSLYRTHVIRRFWNTLQSINQTDQMLAHLQSFSSVPEHFTLPDSTKSGVPLFYIPPGSTTPVLSLQHSGSDSSHAQFAAYWKPVLSMDANSWQRWLHMHRLVLILEHDTPIPKHLHTPGSNGRYSTVQCRISHSSLTSLLRDWSSFVLVEGYSYVKLLSSAPDQPPSSFYMVRIISKAPCMVLRLGFPIGTPAQARHKIVSGLREEILRLRFPHRVQSKEPTPKVKRKGLGGIGGGSSPSKSPPMLGPQQALSDRPCLVVLHKPLDKLLIRYEKLPLDYRAPFLLTLEPPGPLPLVSGRSASSSLASLSRYLYHQRWLWSVPSGLAPALPLSAIAQLLSILTEVRLSEGFHFACSGEGIINMVLELPVQNEPLGQAAGEEKHTCVVQYILFPPHSTSTKDSFSTDDDNDVEVEALEGDSELNLVTEVWVEPQYGRVGPGPESWKHLQDLTYSEIPRALHPRDAACIGSMLSFEYLIQLCQSKEWSPLPPEPRVSDGLDQGGDTCVHEIPFHFDLMGLLPRCQQLQMFFLLLSREPEGVPLAEGPCPANDMVLCRLHSCLGQELSDREIPLTTAEQATFLSEALQRTGHSPGPEEPPAGGHGILKDGAIDSTRGSGDSALSPPGGGLPETLKPLLSAQPPQWRCYARLVTPQHVFLTFLPATFSDVQQLAAYGLEGHSQEETKPKFGDWSGVTSLKDLGEPGVRPAKAQVPMLSVTPAGGTDQNPGDLSPPFRQDLQAYAGRQAPQTEGADGPRTRCPVYIYSCALEALREQMVGVQPPQAPRDLIFRTQFLDQPSASSAWMEPRFKEAANHCALLQEHAQRCYVRGLFRSLQQAQSVSSQDLLIAVDACEELLQEVDITPFLLALCGHTRGLPQAPPSPGPLSPGPFSSSIEEGPEPRERAVLASESSIETEDLSEPEFQSSRVPGNPDPSLEISLTDVCQLRGEAHDALHSLIQEKFLEISGLHFRTVPSNPHYFFYCPPSSRREDEGPRDTVDRKVSDLEFSEAELIGEDGDMSACCVVTESDPELEVEYRESREPDLGPAGLDSASLSDADTVNPDEDSFSILGGDSPTGPESPVRDLPPLFLHLTCSVRLRGQHSSVPVCSLPTCLGQVLSSLEGPPVGGRVPLRDLSVTLDVFVLTLPLEVELPPTSDPQHHRSTSESSASFPRSPGQPSSLRSDDGLGPPLPPPEEDRHPGLSNLATPHRLAIETTMSEIHWLLEDEMVGALRRGGIPQSPALHRAAAHIRSSPGRSTCLRQTLPLSFVFGPERSLTQFKEEFRRLHLPGHVLLEDPDSGFFFVAVGQQPGASQGEPPSAAWAWHSHEDRAEGIEGEALTASPQAPGSPEGSEGTPLLSLPQGGSHPGPSRGLSLMSSQGSVDSDHLGYDGGSSGSDSEGPSETLGEKAPFTLRTPPGPAPPQPSFSGLPGPCLPDFWLIVRVLQDRVEVYAHARSLIREDGGPGTECRHLQQLLVRRVGEICREVNQRLLLQDLHDSHVCNSLLVAESEEDLWRSETPFHSRQRAPLPSDDYAADESCAPRGYLAATMQFVPGHFSCDVVWGTVIRVHSRLKMGPSMGVSRAIQALRSVLNAFSVVNRKNMFVYQERATKAVYYLRLLETSCSERPWEGDTLPPSLALSRSQEPIYSEEASGPRSPLDMASSRSSDAARPVGQVDRHIQLLVHGVGQAGPEITDELVRVLRRRLDEATLDVITVMLVRNCKLTPADVEFIQPPGSPPSEVLHLALPASCRPWLPALAWYLRQNLLVFLHSPKYTDSNSRNHFQHPLPPQGGLPDLDIYLYNKPGGQGTGGKGVACITLAFVDESGSPISLASWPSSSPGPLDPLQEDEFEQLTQVTRCPIVPDSSSAQNGAPRLRLDVWEKGNISIVQLEEKLRGAARQALADAIMELRLLPASLCTEDTSPGSLWSGSLEAKSPAGRAGTFPPGPGPGPGEPVTPPSKAGRRSFWDMLSKTECGDLGSPKTTDDIVLDRPEDTRGRRRHKTESVRTPGGTERAPGPDSGAQRQRRRTTQLEEGEVGTLQPVFARVTQHWMEFMVQIGCASVSRSSTHMVSRFLLPSVLSEFTTLVTSMAGDTSVRVFEQHLGSEPEIFSPCCLGQLGPAPRPAVERHLLLLGRSFLQWRRPTQQAAKAVQRFEPGGDGSSGRSAPRQRFLLLEVMDKKLQLLTYNWAPDLGAALGRALVRLVQWQNSRAHLIFCLLSQKLGLFHHYGQLDFPVRDEKEPNPFLLPTMEAETLIRSASPPMSREQGRLSASSRGGGPLLLDTFPFDEALRDITAARTSSSLGPVPRPPDPVTYHGQQFLEIKMAERRELERQMKMENLFVTWQQRSAPASMPISAAELETLKQSSRLVHYCATALLFDPAAWLHGPPETSGPPEGQRRHRPESGAGSREAPTSCEPSDSPAPGAREEPWLKELSSAFLQQYVQYLQSMGFVLVPLRPPSPARSTSRLRAMAILGTEGRGSFSCPKTKTDGSPKSTGSPVTTYHLQRALPGGIILMELAFQGCYFCVKQFALECSRIPMGQAVNSQLSMLFTEECDKVRDLMHVHSFSYDFHLRLVRQHVLGAHLVLRHGYHLTAFLRHFLAHHPDGPHFGRNHIYQGTLELSTPLIAAHQLYNYVADHASSYHMKPLRMARPGGPEHNEYALVSAWHSSGSYLDSEGLRHQDDFDVSLLVCHCAAPFEEQGEAERHVLRLQFFVVLTSQRELFPRLTADMRRFRKPPRLPPEPEAPGSSAGSPGEASGLGLAPGPAPLFPPLAAEVGVARARLAQLVRLAGGHCRRDTLWKRLFLLEPPGPDRLRLGGRLALAELEELLEAVHAKSIGDIDPQLDCFLSMTVSWYQSLIKVLLSRFPQSCRHFQSPDLGTQYLVVLNQKFTDCFVLVFLDSHLGKTSLTVVFREPFPVQPQDSESPPAQLVSTYHHLESVINTACFTLWTRLL, from the exons GTGCTGGTGCAGGGCTGCCTTTTGGACCCTTCCCAGCGGGAGGCGTTCCTGCAGCAGGTATACGAGCAGCTCTGTCTCTTTGAGGATAAAGTGGCCACCATGCTGCAGCAGCAGTACGACCCCCAGAGTCAG GCAGAGGACCAGTCCCTGGACTCAGGGGAGCCTCCGGGCCGGAAGGTGGGAGTCTCCATGGTGACAGCTGACCTCGGGCTGGTCAGTATGATTCGTCAGGGCATCTTGGCACTGCAGTTGCTCCCCTCAAACTCCAGCGCAG GTATCATCGTGATCACAGATGGCGTGACCAGTGTCCCTGATGTTGCTGTCTGTGAGACGTTGCTGAACCAGCTTCGCAGTGGCACCGTGGCTTGCTCCTTTGTGCAG GTGGGAGGAGTTTACTCTTATGACTGCAGTTTTGGCCACGTGCCCAACGTGGAATTGATGAAGTTTATCGCAATGGCTACATTTGGTTCTTACCTGTCCACTTGTCCTGAGCCGGAGCCAGGCAGCCCGGGTCTGACTGTCTACCACCGGGCATTTCTCCTCTACTCCTTCTTGCGCAGTGGGGAAGCCCTGAACCCCGAGTATTACTGCG GCTCTCAGCACCGCCTGTTTAATGAGCACCTGGTCTCTGCAAGCAGCAACCCTGCCCTGGCTCTGCGCCGAAAGAAGCACACCGAGAAGGAGGTGCCCGCTGACTTGGTCAGCACTGTGTCTGTACGCCTTCGAGAGGGTTACAGTGTCCGCGAGGTCACACTGGCCAAAG GAGGGTCTCAGCTGGAGGTGAAGCTCGTACTGTTGTGGAAACACAACATGCGCATCGAGTACGTGGCCGTGGCGCCCTGGCCCCTGGAGCCTGAGGGCCCTCGAGGAACACGGGTGGAAGTGACAATGGAAGGGGGCTATGACATTCTGCACGACGTGTCCTGTGCACTGAGGCAACCCATTCGCTCACTGTATCGTACCCATGTTATCCGACGGTTCTGGAACACGCTACAGAG CATTAACCAGACGGACCAGATGCTAGCCCACCTTCAGTCCTTCTCTTCAGTCCCAGAGCATTTCACGCTTCCTGACAGCACCAAGAGTGGAGTGCCGCTCTTCTATATCCCGCCCGGCTCCACCACCCCG GTGCTCTCCCTTCAGCACAGTGGGTCTGACTCCTCGCACGCCCAGTTTGCGGCCTACTGGAAGCCTGTGCTGTCCATGGACGCCAACTCCTGGCAGCGCTGGCTGCACATGCACCGCCTGGTGCTCATCCTGGAGCACGACAC CCCCATCCCCAAGCACTTGCACACCCCCGGCAGCAACGGACGCTATAGCACCGTGCAGTGCAGGATCTCACACTCCTCGCTGACCTCTCTGCTTCGGGACTGGAGCAGCTTTGTGCTGGTCGAGGGCTACTCCTACGTGAAGCTGCTCTCCAG TGCCCCCGAccagcccccctcctccttctaCATGGTCCGCATCATTTCCAAGGCCCCGTGCATGGTCCTTCGCCTGGGTTTTCCCATCGGCACACCAGCCCAGGCCCGACACAAG ATTGTGTCAGGCTTGCGGGAAGAGATCCTGCGGCTGCGTTTCCCCCACCGGGTGCAAAGCAAGGAGCCAACACCCAAGGTCAAACGGAAAGGGCTGGGGGGCATTGGTGGGGGCAGCTCTCCCTCCAAGTCCCCCCCGATGCTGGGCCCGCAGCAGGCCCTTTCTGACCGGCCTTGCCTTGTGGTCCTGCATAAACCCCTGGACAAGCTCCTCATCAG GTATGAGAAGCTACCCCTGGACTACCGGGCGCCCTTCTTACTGACACTGGAGCCACCGGGGCCACTGCCATTGGTGTCGGGCCGCTCAGCCTCTTCCAGCCTAGCCTCGCTGTCCCGCTACCTCTACCATCAGCGCTGGCTCTGGAGCGTCCCCTCAGGCCTGGCCCCCGCGCTGCCGCTCAGCGCCATTGCGCAGCTCCTGTCCATCCTTACTGA AGTCCGACTCTCCGAAGGCTTCCACTTTGCCTGCAGTGGGGAAGGGATCATCAACATGGTGCTGGAGCTTCCAGTTCAG AACGAGCCCCTGGGGCAGGCTGCAGGCGAAGAGAAGCACACCTGCGTCGTCCAGTACATCCTCTTCCCCCCGCACTCTACGTCCACCAAAGACAG CTTCTCAACAGATGATGACAACGATGTGGAGGTAGAGGCCCTGGAAGGAGACTCAGAGCTCAACCTGGTCACTGAGGTGTGGGTGGAACCTCAGTATGGGCGGGTGGGACCCGGCCCTGAGAGCTGGAAGCATCTTCAGGACCTGACATACTCTGAGATCCCTCGAGCT CTCCACCCTCGGGATGCTGCCTGcataggctccatgctgagcttcGAATATCTGATACAGCTCTGCCAGAGCAAGGAAtggagccccctgccccccgagCCAAGGGTCTCTGATG GATTGGACCAGGGAGGAGATACCTGTGTCCATGAGATCCCTTTCCATTTTGACCTAATGGGACTGTTGCCTCGGTGTCAGCAGCTCCAGatgttcttccttctgctttcccgAG AGCCAGAGGGCGTCCCTCTCGCCGAGGGGCCCTGTCCCGCCAACGACATGGTGCTGTGCCGGCTGCACAGCTGCCTGGGGCAGGAGCTGAGTGACCGGGAGATCCCGCTGACCACTGCTGAGCAGGCCACCTTCTTGAGTGAGGCGCTGCAACGGACCGGCCACAGTCCAG GTCCAGAGGAGCCACCCGCGGGGGGCCACGGGATCCTAAAGGATGGAGCAATCGACAGCACCCGAGGCAGTGGAGACTCAGCGCTCTCTCCCCCG GGTGGAGGCCTCCCTGAGACTCTCaagcctctcctctctgcccagccccctcaGTGGCGCTGCTATGCAAGGCTTGTGACTCCCCAGCATGTGTTTCTAACTTTTCTCCCAGCTACCTTCTCAG atgtCCAACAGCTGGCAGCCTATGGCCTGGAGGGACACTCTCAAGAGGAGACCAAGCCTAAGTTCGGGGATTGGAGTGGGGTGACCAGCCTGAAAGATCTAGGAGAACCTGGGGTGAGGCCTGCAAAGGCCCAGGTCCCCATGCTCAGTGTCACCCCAGCCGGCG GCACTGACCAGAACCCAGGAGACCTAAGCCCACCTTTCCGTCAGGACTTACAAGCTTACGCTGGACGTCAGGCTCCACAGACAGAGGGTGCAGATGGTCCCCGGACCCGATGTCCTGTTTACATCTATAGCTGTGCCCTGGAAGCGCTGAGGGAGCAAATGGTTGGCGTACAACCCCCTCAGGCACCCCGAGACCTCATCTTCCG GACTCAGTTCCTCGACCAGCCCTCCGCATCCTCAGCCTGGATGGAACCCAGGTTCAAGGAGGCAGCCAACCATTGTGCCTTGCTGCAGGAGCACGCACAGCGGTGCTACGTCCGTG GGCTGTTCCGGAGTTTGCAGCAAGCACAGAGCGTCTCCTCGCAGGACTTGCTGATAGCGGTCGATGCCTGCGAGGAGCTGCTACAGGAAGTAGACATCACCCCTTTCCTGCTTGCACTGTGTGGCCACACACGGGGTTtgccccaggcacccccaagccCTGGGCCTCTCAGCCCTGGGCCCTTCAGCAGCAGCATCGAGGAGGGCCCCGAGCCTCGGGAACGAGCTGTCCTGGCTTCTGAGTCCAG CATAGAGACCGAGGACCTCAGCGAGCCTGAGTTTCAGAGCAGCCGTGTCCCTGGCAACCCAGACCCTAGCCTGGAGATCTCTCTGACGGACGTCTGCCAGCTCAGAGGAGAGGCGCATGACGCCCTTCATAGTCTCATCCAG GAGAAGTTCCTGGAGATCAGCGGTCTTCACTTCCGCACGGTGCCCTCCAACCCACACTACTTCTTCTATTGCCCTCCATCCAGCCGGCGAGAG GATGAGGGCCCCCGGGACACAGTAGACAGAAAAGTCAGTGACCTGGAGTTCTCAGAAGCTGAGCTCATAGGAGAAGACG GAGACATGTCAGCCTGCTGCGTCGTCACCGAGAGTGACCCAGAGCTGGAGGTAGAGTACCGCGAGAGCCGTGAGCCCGACCTGGGGCCGGCGGGGCTTGACTCCGCCTCGCTGTCAGATGCAGACACCGTGAACCCTGACGAGGACTCCTTCAGTATCCTGGGGGGCGACTCACCGACGGGGCCCGAGAGCCCGGTGCGCGACCTGCCGCCTCTCTTCCTGCACCTCACGTGCTCTGTGCGGCTGCGCGGGCAGCACAGCTCAGTACCCGTGTGCAGTCTGCCCACCTGCCTGG GCCAGGTGCTTTCCAGTCTGGAGGGCCCCCCCGTTGGAGGCCGAGTGCCCCTGAGGGACCTCAGTGTTACCCTGGACGTCTTCGTGCTGACCTTGCCTCTGGAAGTGGAGCTTCCCCCGACCTCGGACCCTCAGCACCACCG GTCCACGTCTGAAAGCAGTGCTTCATTCCCACGATCCCCAGGGCAGCCATCATCTTTAAGGTCGGATGATGGCCTGGGgcccccactgccacccccagaAGAAGACAG GCACCCCGGACTATCCAACTTGGCCACACCCCACAGACTGGCTATTGAGACCACCATGAGTGAG ATCCACTGGTTGCTGGAGGATGAGATGGTGGGGGCCCTCCGAAGAGGGGGCATCCCACAGAGCCCTGCCCTGCACCGGGCAGCTGCCCACATCCGTAGCTCTCCTGGACGCAGCACCTGCCTTCGCCAGACCCTGCCACTGAGTTTTGTGTTTGGGCCAGAACGTTCCCTCACGCAGTTCAAGGAG GAGTTCCGCCGCCTTCACCTCCCTGGCCATGTTCTTCTTGAGGATCCTGACAGTGGCTTCTTCTTTGTGGCAGTTGGCCAACAGCCAGGTGCATCCCAGGGGGAGCCCCCTTCAGCAGCCTGGGCTTGGCACAGCCATGAGGACAGGGCCGAAGGCATCGAAGGGGAG GCCCTGACAGCCAGCCCCCAAGCCCCTGGCTCCCCAGAGGGTTCTGAGGGCACTCCACTCCTCAGCCTGCCACAGGGAG gGAGCCACCCTGGGCCCAGCCGGGGGCTGAGCCTTATGTCCAGTCAGGGCAGTGTGGACTCTGACCACCTGG GTTACGATGGTGGCAGCAGTGGCTCAGACAGTGAGGGTCCCAGTGAGACCCTGGGGGAGAAGGCTCCCTTCACACTGCGGACCCCACCTGGGCCAGCACCTCCCCAGCCTTCGTTCTCAGGcctccctgggccctgcctccctgACTTCTGGCTCATCGTTCGGGTGCTGCAGGATCGTGTAGAAGTGTACGCCCACGCACG gaGCCTGATTCGGGAGGATGGGGGGCCAGGCACCGAGTGTCGCCACCTGCAGCAGCTCCTGGTGAGGCGAGTTGGGGAGATCTGCAGGGAGGTCAACCAG cgGCTGCTTCTGCAGGACCTCCATGACAGTCACGTGTGTAACTCTCTTCTGGTGGCCGAAAGCGAAGAGGATCTGTGGCGCAGCGAGACCCCCTTCCACTCCCGTCAGCGGGCACCGCTGCCGAGCGATG attACGCTGCTGATGAGAGCTGTGCACCCCGAGGGTACCTCGCCGCCACAATGCAGTTTGTCCCTGGCCATTTCTCCTGTGACGTTGTATGGGGAACCGTGATTCGAGTCCATTCGCGCCTGAAAATGGGGCCCAGCATGGGGGTCTCTCGGG CCATCCAGGCCCTGCGCTCCGTTCTTAATGCCTTTTCTGTGGTGAACCGGAAGAATATGTTTGTCTATCAGGAACGAGCAACGAAGGCTGTGTACTACCTGCG GCTCCTGGAGACGTCCTGCAGCGAGCGGCCATGGGAAGGTGACACGCTGCCCCCCTCCCTAGCTCTGTCCCGAAGCCAGGAGCCCATCTACTCTGAGGAAGCCTCA GGTCCTCGGTCTCCCCTGGACATGGCCTCTAGCCGCAGTTCCGACGCTGCTCGTCCCGTGGGCCAAGTGGACAGGCATATCCAGCTGCTGGTGCATGGCGTGGGGCAGGCAG GTCCAGAGATTACCGATGAGCTCGTACGGGTCCTGCGTCGGCGCCTGGACGAGGCCACGCTGGATGTCATCACGGTCATGCTTGTTCGGAACTGCAAGCTAACACCCGCTGATGTGGAG TTCATCCAGCCGCCCGGCAGTCCCCCGTCAGAAGTGCTGCATctggccctccctgcctcctgcaggccctggctccctgccctggCCTGGTACCTGCGGCAGAACCTGCTGGTCTTCCTGCACTCTCCCAAGTACACGGACAGCAACAGCCGCAACCACTTCCAG CACCCGCTGCCACCGCAGGGCGGCCTCCCCGACTTGGACATCTACTTGTATAACAAGCCTGGTGGACAGGGCACCGGCGGCAAAG GGGTTGCCTGCATCACTCTAGCATTCGTGGATGAAAGCGGGAGCCCCATCTCACTGGCATCGTGGCCCTCCTCCTCTCCGGGGCCCCTAGACCCACTGCAAGAGGATGAATTTGAGCAGCTGACCCAGGTCACTCGCTGCCCGATTGTGCCGGACAGTTCTTCAG CTCAGAATGGGGCCCCACGGCTTCGACTAGACGTGTGGGAGAAGGGGAACATCAGTATTGTGCAGCTGGAGGAGAAGCTCCGGGGAGCAGCCCGCCAGGCCCTGGCTGATGCCATCATGGAGCTGCGGCTGCTGCCAGCCTCGCTGTGTACAGAGGACACATCTCCAG GAAGTCTCTGGAGCGGGTCATTGGAAGCCAAGAGCCCTGCGGGCCGAGCTGGCACCTTtccccctggccctggccccggCCCCGGCGAGCCTGTGACTCCCCCCAGCAAAGCTGGCCGGCGTAGCTTCTGGGATATGCTG AGTAAAACAGAATGTGGGGACTTGGGTTCCCCCAAAACAACTGATGACATTGTCCTGGATCGGCCAGAAGACACCCGGGGCCGGAGGCGTCACAAAACTGAAAGCGTTCGGACTCCAGGTGGAACTGAGCGGGCACCAGGCCCAGATTCTGGAGCCCAGAgacaaag ACGCCGGACTACACAGCTAGAAGAGGGTGAGGTGGGGACCCTGCAGCCTGTGTTTGCTCGTGTGACTCAGCACTGGATGGAGTTTATGGTTCAGATTG GTTGTGCCTCAGTGTCCAGGAGCTCCACCCATATGGTGTCCCGATTCCTCCTTCCATCTGTCCTCTCTGAGTTCACCACTCTGGTCACATCAATGGCCGGAGACACCAGTGTCCGTGTCTTTGAACAGCATTT ggGTTCAGAGCCAGAGATCTTCAGTCCTTGCTGCCTTGGACAGCTGGGCCCAGCACCACGCCCCGCGGTGGAGCGGCATCTGCTGCTTCTGGGAAGGAGCTTCTTGCAGTGGAGGAGACCAACCCAGCAGG CTGCCAAAGCCGTGCAGCGCTTTGAGCCAGGAGGCGACGGGAGCTCCGGGCGAAGTGCTCCCCGGCAGAGGTTCTTGCTGCTGGAGGTCATGGACAAGAAG CTGCAGCTGCTGACCTACAACTGGGCTCCAGACCTGGGAGCGGCGTTGGGCCGAGCGCTGGTTCGCCTCGTGCAGTGGCAGAACTCACGTGCTCACCTCATCTTCTGCCTCCTCAGCCAAAAGCTTGGGCTCTTCCATCATTATGGCCAGTTGGACTTCCCGGTGCGGGATGAAAAG GAGCCAAACCCATTTCTCCTGCCTACCATGGAAGCAGAGACCCTCATCCGGAGTGCAAGCCCCCCCATGAGCCGTGAACAGGGCCGGCTGAGTGCGTCCTCTCGGGGCGGGGGCCCCCTTCTCCTGGATACATTCCCCTTCGATGAGGCCCTGCGGGATATCACGGCTGCCCGCACCAGCTCCTCACTCGGTCCTGTGCCCAGACCCCCTGATCCCGTCACCTACCATGGACAACAGTTCTTGGAGATCAAGATGGCAGAGCGCAGAG AGCTGGAGCGCCAGATGAAGATGGAGAACCTGTTTGTGACCTGGCAGCAGCGTTCTGCCCCAGCCAGCATGCCCATCAGT GCCGCAGAGCTAGAGACCCTGAAGCAGTCGTCCCGTCTGGTGCATTACTGTGCCACGGCCCTGCTCTTTGACCCCGCTGCCTGGCTGCATGGGCCCCCAGAGACCTCTGGGCCCCCCGAGGGCCAG CGGCGCCATCGCCCCGAGTCGGGGGCTGGGAGCCGGGAGGCCCCCACGAGCTGCGAGCCCTCGGACTCACCTGCGCCGGGTGCCCGCGAGGAGCCTTGGCTGAAGGAGCTGAGCTCGGCTTTCCTGCAGCAGTACGTGCAGTATCTGCAGAGTATGGGCTTCGTGCTCGTGCCGCTGCGGCCCCCCTCACCTGCCCGCAG CACCAGCCGGCTGCGGGCCATGGCCATCCTTGGAACGGAGGGTCGCGGCTCCTTCTCCTGCCCTAAAACCAAGACTGACGGGAGCCCCAAG aGCACTGGCTCTCCGGTCACCACCTACCACCTGCAGCGGGCACTGCCCGGGGGCATCATCCTCATGGAGCTGGCTTTTCAG GGCTGTTACTTCTGTGTCAAACAGTTTGCCCTCGAATGTTCCCGAATCCCCATGGGGCAAGCTGTCAACTCTCAG CTGTCCATGCTGTTCACGGAGGAATGTGACAAGGTGCGGGACCTGATGCACGTGCACTCGTTCAGCTACGACTTCCACCTGCGCCTCGTGCGCCAGCACGTGCTGGGCGCCCACCTGGTGCTGCGGCACGGCTACCACCTGACCGCCTTCCTGCGCCACTTCCTGGCCCACCACCCCGACGGGCCGCACTTCGGCCGCAATCACATTTACCAAG GGACGCTGGAGCTCTCCACACCACTCATTGCTGCTCACCAGCTGTACAACTATGTAGCTGACCACGCCAGCTCCTACCACATGAAGCCATTGCGGATGGCCCGGCCCGGAGGCCCAGAACATAACGAATATGCCCTGGTATCGGCGTGGCACAG CTCCGGCTCCTACCTGGACTCTGAGGGGCTTCGTCACCAGGACGACTTTGATGTGTCCCTGCTGGTGTGTCACTGTGCTGCACCCTTCGAAGAGCAAGGAGAAGCCGAGCGGCACGTTCTGCG gcTGCAGTTCTTCGTGGTGCTCACCAGCCAACGAGAGCTCTTCCCCAGACTCACCGCTGACATGCGCCGGTTCCGGAAGCCACCCAGACTGCCCCCTGAGCCAGAAGCTCCTGGGAGCTCAGCTGGTAGTCCTGGGGAGGCCTCGGGGCTTGGTCTGGCCCCTGGACCAGCTCCCCTGTTCCCCCCACTGGCTGCAGAGGTGGGCGTGGCTCGGGCACGGCTGGCTCAGCTGGTCCGCCTGGCTGGAGGGCACTGCCGTCGGGACACCCTCTGGAAGCGCCTCTTCTTGCTTGAGCCTCCAGGGCCTGACCGGCTACGGCTAGGGGGGCGCCTGGCCCTGGCAGAGCTGGAGGAGCTCCTGGAAGCAGTCCATGCCAAATCCATTGGGGATATTGATCCCCAGCTG GACTGCTTCCTGTCCATGACGGTCTCCTGGTACCAGAGCCTTATCAAGGTTCTCCTAAGCCGCTTTCCTCAGAGCTGTCGCCATTTCCAGAGCCCAGACTTGGGAACTCAATACCTG